A stretch of the Planktothricoides raciborskii GIHE-MW2 genome encodes the following:
- a CDS encoding DUF3854 domain-containing protein gives MLEHRVDLDQPKHPFLHETCYGKQFWEWAIANNLPVVITEGAKKTACLLCAGYVAIGLPGIWNFSDTSDRSIAAFKAPLNPWLQSFFSRFQQLEITIAFDADSRVSTALDVYNAASRLANKITWLVNRKAVVKIAQWHPELGKGVDDIFVQNGIETLETVLNSALPLQVSKFRKSINLSYPVLDFNRRHLDKLPKLYAKIVAIKFPKNTGKTWTLSQMVSDAIKAGHKVIVLGHRVQLMSHLCDRFGIQFLNEMTSKKDWLEALYFGLGLCIDSLHPNSKAKIDLTVDNYLDGCLLVVDESEQVLNHLLHADTKYLRKKRAEIMTQLKIVKTLQKFIWLTLTYLIFPFSFL, from the coding sequence GTGTTAGAGCACCGAGTAGACCTTGATCAACCCAAACATCCTTTTTTGCATGAAACCTGTTATGGTAAGCAATTTTGGGAATGGGCGATCGCCAATAACTTGCCCGTCGTCATCACTGAAGGGGCAAAGAAAACCGCGTGTCTGCTTTGTGCTGGTTACGTTGCTATTGGGCTACCAGGGATATGGAACTTTTCTGATACCAGTGATAGAAGTATCGCGGCATTTAAAGCACCTTTAAACCCGTGGCTGCAATCATTCTTTAGCCGGTTTCAACAACTCGAAATCACGATCGCTTTTGACGCTGATAGCAGAGTCTCAACTGCCTTAGATGTTTACAATGCCGCGTCCAGACTAGCCAATAAAATCACTTGGCTGGTTAACAGAAAAGCAGTTGTTAAAATTGCTCAGTGGCATCCTGAGTTAGGTAAAGGTGTTGATGATATCTTTGTCCAGAATGGCATTGAAACACTTGAGACGGTTTTAAATTCTGCCTTACCATTGCAAGTTTCTAAGTTCAGAAAGTCTATAAACTTAAGCTATCCCGTCTTAGACTTTAATCGGAGACATTTAGATAAACTTCCTAAACTTTATGCAAAAATTGTAGCAATTAAATTCCCTAAAAACACGGGTAAAACTTGGACACTTTCCCAGATGGTCAGTGACGCCATAAAAGCAGGTCATAAAGTGATTGTGCTAGGACACAGAGTGCAATTAATGTCCCACTTATGTGACCGTTTCGGGATTCAATTTCTCAATGAGATGACCTCTAAAAAAGATTGGTTAGAGGCTTTATATTTTGGCTTAGGACTGTGTATTGATTCTTTACATCCTAATTCTAAAGCTAAAATTGACCTGACGGTTGATAATTACCTTGACGGTTGTCTTTTGGTTGTTGATGAGTCTGAACAAGTTTTAAATCACTTATTACACGCTGATACTAAGTATCTTAGAAAAAAACGGGCTGAAATTATGACTCAGCTTAAGATAGTCAAAACGCTTCAAAAATTTATTTGGCTGACGCTGACTTATCTGATTTTTCCATTTAGTTTTTTATAA
- a CDS encoding helix-turn-helix transcriptional regulator encodes MSRTLLNMPMKWRLAVVMAEKDMGVNDLAAITGLHRATISNLKNNLPSHIRMKTLQKICTALECQPGELLQWTPDNDAV; translated from the coding sequence ATGTCAAGAACCTTGCTTAATATGCCGATGAAATGGCGACTAGCGGTTGTCATGGCTGAAAAAGACATGGGGGTTAACGATTTGGCTGCAATAACTGGGTTGCACCGTGCTACCATCAGCAACTTAAAAAACAACCTGCCTAGTCATATCAGAATGAAAACCTTGCAAAAAATATGTACGGCCCTCGAATGTCAACCCGGTGAGTTACTTCAGTGGACCCCAGACAATGACGCGGTATAA
- a CDS encoding pentapeptide repeat-containing protein → MKDTQISEDSQIGDRRRLVWEIVNQQAEGANLEGVNLAGANLKGANLEAAYLKNATLDNAKLENANLTGANLMNANLQRATLKQAKLISATLKGANLANADLEAANLYIANLRDAQLQGINLKDANVQGAILPGGELKEAFDESDESDESDESTSN, encoded by the coding sequence TTGAAAGACACTCAAATTTCTGAGGATAGCCAAATAGGCGATCGCAGGCGGTTGGTCTGGGAAATCGTCAATCAGCAAGCCGAAGGCGCTAACTTAGAAGGAGTCAACCTCGCAGGAGCAAATCTAAAAGGGGCTAACTTAGAAGCTGCTTATCTCAAGAATGCCACTCTGGACAATGCCAAGCTAGAAAATGCCAACCTCACTGGGGCCAACCTAATGAATGCGAACCTTCAACGAGCCACACTCAAGCAAGCCAAGCTGATTAGCGCTACTTTAAAAGGGGCGAATTTGGCCAATGCCGACTTAGAAGCCGCAAACTTATATATAGCAAATCTCCGAGATGCCCAGCTTCAAGGAATTAACCTCAAAGATGCCAATGTCCAAGGAGCCATATTGCCCGGTGGGGAATTAAAAGAGGCATTCGATGAATCCGATGAATCCGATGAATCCGATGAATCCACATCTAATTGA
- the cax gene encoding calcium/proton exchanger, with translation MSPKNLIFIVLLLFVPVSIAAHFLEWGSVTVFITACLAIIPLAAWMGTATEEIAVLVGPTIGGLLNATFGNATELIIALVALNAGLVEVVKASLTGSIIGNLLLVMGLSMFLGGLRFKEQTFQPVVARSNASAMNLAVIAILLPTAVNYTSQGIEESTMQTLSGWVAVVLILVYGLTLLFSMKTHAYLCDVGEAENESSSEGHSEKPNGLLWTVVLLVCTLLVAIESELLVDSLEEATASLGLTALFTGVILVPIIGNAAEHATAVTVAMKNKMDLSVSVAVGSSLQIALFVAPVLVLAGLILGQPMDLNFNPFELVAVAVAVLIANSVSSDGRSDWLEGTLLLAAYTVLGLAFFFHPVMEAMG, from the coding sequence ATGTCTCCGAAAAACCTGATTTTTATTGTTTTGCTGCTGTTTGTCCCGGTTTCCATTGCCGCTCATTTCCTGGAATGGGGATCCGTGACTGTGTTTATTACCGCTTGTTTGGCGATCATTCCCCTGGCGGCTTGGATGGGAACCGCTACGGAGGAAATTGCGGTTTTGGTCGGCCCGACCATTGGCGGATTGCTGAATGCCACCTTTGGCAACGCCACAGAATTAATTATCGCCTTGGTTGCCCTGAATGCGGGACTGGTGGAAGTGGTGAAAGCCAGTTTGACCGGATCGATTATCGGCAACTTACTCCTGGTTATGGGTTTGTCTATGTTTCTGGGGGGGTTGCGATTCAAAGAACAAACCTTTCAGCCGGTGGTTGCCCGAAGTAATGCTTCGGCCATGAATCTGGCGGTGATTGCGATTCTGTTACCCACGGCGGTGAACTATACCTCCCAAGGAATTGAAGAAAGCACCATGCAAACCCTTTCTGGTTGGGTGGCGGTGGTCTTAATTTTGGTCTACGGATTAACTCTGCTGTTTTCCATGAAAACTCATGCCTATCTCTGTGATGTGGGGGAGGCGGAAAATGAGTCCTCTTCAGAGGGACATTCAGAAAAACCCAATGGTCTTTTGTGGACTGTGGTGCTGCTGGTTTGTACTCTTTTGGTGGCGATCGAATCAGAATTATTAGTGGATTCTCTGGAAGAAGCCACTGCCAGTTTAGGTCTGACCGCCCTATTTACCGGGGTGATTTTGGTGCCGATTATTGGCAACGCCGCCGAACACGCCACTGCTGTCACCGTGGCGATGAAAAATAAAATGGATTTGTCCGTGTCCGTGGCGGTGGGTTCCAGTTTGCAAATTGCTTTGTTTGTCGCCCCAGTGTTGGTGTTGGCTGGGTTGATTCTGGGACAACCAATGGATTTGAACTTTAACCCCTTTGAGTTAGTCGCCGTGGCCGTGGCAGTGTTGATTGCTAACTCTGTCAGTTCTGATGGGCGATCGGACTGGTTAGAAGGCACCCTGTTACTCGCCGCTTATACGGTTTTGGGATTAGCCTTTTTCTTCCATCCCGTGATGGAAGCAATGGGCTAA
- a CDS encoding DUF3536 domain-containing protein gives MEDEVEAAPNPLQTAHGIYITVHGHFYQPPRENPYLDAIERQPGAEPYHDWNERINHECYRPNAFARVYNDRGEVVDIVNNYEYLSFNIGPTLMSWLERYDPQVYQRILEADRKSAERLNGHGNAIAQVYNHIIMPLANKRDKYTQIRWGKADFRQRFGREPEGMWLAETAVDYPTLEVLHEEGIKFIILAPSQAERCRLLPTEDQPKPEWNAVGGGQIDPTRPYRCFLPSRDKLPEAVSEAESERKYIDIFFYDGPISRDMGFNDVLKSSHHLAGRLSLAIHGDHRPSQLISVATDGETFGHHKRDAEKCLTYAFIAEFPRRGWTLTNFAHYLSICQPTWEVELKPVTAWSCSHGVDRWQDNCGCGGGGEWHQLWRRPLRNALNWLRDQLISIYQEEGGRLLLDPWQARDEYIQVIRDRSPENVAKFFLRQQKHSLTPSEQVDALRLLEMQRHALLMFTSCGWFFEELSRPEGTQILRYAARAIELAGDVAGIQLEKEFIDRLSQAQSNVDFFQDGAGVYQHQVIPSQINLEQVAAHYAISGLFTTYSTEQRIYCYTVYQRDYQLQRMGPLTLAVGQVQLASGITRENLELVFAVLHLGGWDFHCCIQPFSGRRAYTQMKEHLMGILQQGSAAQAILGMNQYFDGKSFSLRDLFAEERHRIMRLLSQETLLRLDQLYTQVYRDNYGVVMAFHRDELPVPKELQVAAEIALGNRCLAAAKALEAEIGDDPENVLNATGDSFLGLTQLVELETCATEAGHLRCHLDIPEVKQILEKLIVRSLSHLLYQANPETAEPQLERLERMIAVGKQLNLHLATDQIQELYFYWLHGDIGDQCFYAAYGNQNGDQNRDRSGDDANNTSICWTVSQFRRLLQLGKKLSVNVSTHLESL, from the coding sequence ATGGAAGATGAAGTAGAAGCTGCCCCCAATCCCTTGCAAACCGCTCATGGGATTTACATTACGGTTCATGGGCATTTTTATCAACCGCCACGGGAAAACCCTTATTTAGATGCGATTGAACGGCAACCCGGTGCAGAACCTTATCACGATTGGAATGAGCGGATTAATCACGAATGTTATCGACCTAATGCTTTTGCCCGCGTCTATAACGATCGCGGAGAAGTGGTCGATATTGTTAATAATTACGAGTATCTCAGTTTTAATATTGGCCCAACTTTAATGAGTTGGTTGGAACGGTACGATCCACAAGTTTATCAGCGGATTTTAGAAGCAGATCGCAAAAGTGCAGAACGTCTGAATGGTCACGGAAATGCGATCGCCCAAGTTTACAATCACATCATCATGCCGTTAGCGAATAAACGGGACAAATATACTCAAATTCGCTGGGGCAAAGCGGACTTTCGCCAACGGTTTGGCCGAGAACCGGAAGGGATGTGGTTGGCAGAAACAGCGGTAGACTATCCTACTTTGGAAGTATTGCACGAGGAAGGGATTAAATTTATTATCTTGGCCCCGTCCCAAGCAGAACGTTGCCGTCTATTGCCCACGGAAGATCAGCCAAAACCGGAATGGAATGCGGTGGGTGGCGGTCAAATTGACCCGACTCGTCCCTATCGATGTTTTCTCCCCAGTCGTGACAAGTTGCCCGAAGCCGTTTCAGAAGCAGAGAGCGAACGCAAATACATCGATATTTTCTTTTATGATGGCCCGATTTCTCGCGACATGGGCTTTAACGATGTGCTGAAAAGTTCCCACCATTTAGCCGGACGCTTATCATTAGCCATTCACGGGGATCATCGTCCCAGTCAACTGATTTCCGTAGCCACCGACGGGGAAACCTTCGGACACCATAAACGGGATGCGGAAAAATGCCTGACCTACGCTTTTATTGCGGAATTTCCCCGTCGCGGCTGGACTTTGACCAATTTTGCTCATTACCTGAGTATCTGTCAACCAACTTGGGAAGTGGAACTAAAGCCCGTCACCGCTTGGAGTTGTTCTCATGGGGTTGACCGTTGGCAAGACAACTGCGGTTGTGGTGGGGGTGGGGAATGGCACCAACTGTGGCGCCGTCCCCTGCGAAATGCCCTCAACTGGTTGCGGGATCAACTGATTTCGATTTATCAAGAAGAGGGTGGCCGCTTGTTGCTCGATCCTTGGCAAGCCCGGGATGAGTATATTCAGGTGATCCGCGATCGCTCCCCAGAAAATGTGGCGAAGTTTTTCCTGCGGCAGCAAAAACACAGCCTCACCCCCTCGGAACAAGTGGACGCCCTGCGGTTATTGGAAATGCAGCGTCATGCCCTATTAATGTTTACCAGTTGTGGTTGGTTTTTTGAAGAACTGTCTCGACCGGAAGGGACGCAGATTTTGCGTTATGCAGCCCGGGCGATCGAATTAGCGGGTGATGTGGCGGGAATTCAACTGGAAAAAGAATTTATCGATCGCCTCTCCCAGGCACAGAGTAACGTTGACTTCTTCCAAGACGGGGCGGGAGTTTATCAACATCAAGTGATTCCCTCGCAAATTAACCTGGAACAAGTCGCCGCCCACTATGCCATCAGCGGCCTATTTACCACCTATTCCACCGAACAGCGCATCTATTGCTACACGGTTTATCAGCGGGATTATCAGTTGCAGCGCATGGGGCCATTGACTTTGGCGGTGGGACAAGTGCAGCTTGCCTCAGGAATTACCCGCGAAAATTTGGAATTAGTCTTTGCGGTGCTTCATTTGGGCGGTTGGGATTTCCACTGCTGCATTCAACCCTTCTCCGGTCGTCGGGCTTACACCCAGATGAAAGAACATCTGATGGGGATTTTACAACAAGGCAGCGCCGCCCAAGCGATTCTGGGGATGAACCAGTATTTTGATGGCAAGTCTTTCAGTTTGCGTGACTTATTTGCCGAAGAACGGCATCGGATTATGCGCTTGCTGAGTCAAGAAACCTTGTTGCGCTTGGATCAACTTTATACCCAAGTATATCGGGATAATTATGGGGTAGTGATGGCTTTCCACCGGGATGAGTTGCCGGTGCCGAAAGAATTACAAGTGGCGGCAGAAATTGCTTTAGGAAATCGCTGTTTGGCGGCGGCAAAAGCCTTGGAAGCGGAAATCGGCGACGATCCAGAAAATGTTCTTAATGCTACAGGAGATAGTTTTTTGGGCTTGACTCAGTTGGTGGAGTTAGAAACTTGTGCCACAGAAGCGGGACATTTACGCTGCCATTTGGATATTCCCGAAGTTAAGCAAATTTTGGAAAAACTGATTGTGCGATCGCTCTCTCACCTGCTTTATCAAGCCAACCCGGAAACCGCCGAACCTCAGCTAGAACGCTTAGAACGAATGATTGCCGTGGGCAAACAACTGAATCTGCATTTGGCTACGGATCAAATCCAAGAATTGTACTTCTACTGGCTGCATGGGGACATCGGGGATCAATGCTTTTATGCCGCTTATGGGAATCAAAACGGCGATCAAAATCGCGATCGCAGCGGTGATGATGCCAACAATACCTCGATTTGCTGGACGGTTTCTCAATTCCGTCGTCTCTTGCAACTGGGCAAAAAACTCTCGGTCAATGTCAGCACTCACTTAGAATCCCTCTAA
- a CDS encoding response regulator: MTQATSIKTQAIESAKSNQAQKNLISPGQILQNIVTKKITGKLTISDPNDESIFWRVYVGNGQIHFATSAMGQKERLEYFLQWYYPELEFNGKEFKSDYQQICHYWKSGNLSVQQVRKLLFWLTQDALIQLLALPKGVVQFEKTVGLDPILLSVSLKELVWPMRGVIGQWQKLQPEITSPFQRVMIKNIKELPKLLWEKVRDIDFIKALCQVLSQNPSLYEAAKYLKADALGLAALLQPLVRAGVIEIQPYYSPKTQEKPIIACIDDSKTVQRNVKMVLEASGYRVLSITEPAKALSTMVRYKPALVLMDINMPEINGYELSRMLRQSKQFHTLPIVMLTGRDGLIDKMRSQMVGANDYITKPVPPLMLLSTIEKNLQSAQTVTQPKKSLAQENAMLQMA; encoded by the coding sequence ATGACACAAGCTACTTCAATTAAGACTCAAGCGATAGAATCTGCGAAATCAAATCAAGCACAAAAAAATTTAATCTCTCCAGGGCAAATTCTGCAAAATATTGTCACAAAAAAAATTACTGGCAAATTAACCATCAGCGACCCAAACGATGAGTCAATTTTTTGGCGCGTGTATGTAGGCAATGGACAAATTCATTTTGCAACCAGTGCAATGGGGCAAAAAGAACGTTTGGAATACTTCCTACAATGGTATTACCCGGAATTAGAATTTAATGGTAAGGAATTTAAGTCCGACTATCAGCAAATTTGCCACTACTGGAAATCCGGTAATTTGTCAGTTCAACAAGTTAGAAAATTGCTATTCTGGTTAACCCAGGATGCGTTAATTCAATTGCTGGCTTTGCCCAAAGGCGTGGTTCAATTTGAAAAAACCGTAGGGTTAGATCCGATATTGTTATCGGTTTCCCTGAAAGAATTGGTATGGCCCATGCGCGGGGTGATCGGTCAATGGCAAAAATTGCAACCAGAAATTACTTCACCGTTTCAACGGGTGATGATTAAAAATATCAAAGAACTGCCCAAGCTGTTGTGGGAAAAAGTCAGAGATATCGATTTTATCAAAGCTTTGTGCCAAGTTTTGAGTCAAAATCCTTCTTTGTATGAAGCCGCCAAATATTTAAAAGCGGATGCTTTAGGATTAGCGGCTTTATTACAACCCTTAGTCCGGGCTGGAGTTATAGAAATTCAGCCTTATTACTCACCCAAAACCCAGGAAAAACCAATTATTGCTTGCATTGATGATAGTAAAACCGTGCAACGCAATGTGAAAATGGTTTTAGAAGCCAGTGGGTATCGGGTGCTGAGTATTACCGAACCGGCAAAAGCTCTGAGTACAATGGTGAGATATAAGCCAGCTTTGGTGCTGATGGATATCAATATGCCAGAGATTAATGGCTATGAATTATCGCGGATGCTGCGTCAGTCTAAGCAATTCCATACCCTGCCGATTGTGATGTTGACTGGGCGGGATGGTTTAATTGATAAGATGCGATCGCAAATGGTGGGGGCAAATGACTATATTACTAAGCCTGTCCCACCCCTGATGCTGCTCAGTACCATTGAAAAAAATCTGCAATCAGCGCAAACCGTGACCCAGCCAAAAAAATCTTTGGCTCAAGAAAACGCGATGCTACAAATGGCCTAA
- a CDS encoding chemotaxis protein CheW gives MKDYLGFQVKNSVRLVVPADWVVEAIALNCHEICPIPGVTDGILGVIDYQGQLVWVIDLGEYLTHVLGLASAPLLDENYPIENKSANQLTNQLTNKSTNQSTNQSTNQLTNQLTGVAIALPRSQSQKPINSQPLIWVFSELHGIVSLNPAKFRPLPSQFTSLLGAYFSGLTEIFSTSATTNSTTVAILNMNSLFSALEYQRGYQLSAISD, from the coding sequence GTGAAAGATTACTTAGGCTTTCAGGTAAAAAATTCTGTGCGCTTGGTAGTGCCTGCGGATTGGGTGGTGGAAGCGATCGCCTTGAATTGCCATGAAATTTGTCCCATTCCCGGTGTCACCGATGGGATTTTGGGAGTGATTGATTACCAAGGACAGTTAGTTTGGGTGATTGACTTAGGGGAATACTTGACTCATGTACTCGGTTTAGCCTCTGCCCCTTTGCTCGATGAAAATTATCCGATAGAAAATAAATCAGCCAATCAATTAACCAATCAATTAACCAATAAATCAACCAATCAATCAACCAATCAATCAACCAATCAATTAACCAATCAATTAACCGGGGTGGCGATCGCATTGCCTCGTTCCCAGTCCCAGAAACCAATTAACTCGCAACCATTAATCTGGGTTTTCTCGGAACTACACGGCATCGTCTCCTTAAATCCCGCCAAGTTCAGACCCTTGCCTAGTCAGTTTACCTCCTTACTCGGTGCTTATTTCAGCGGTTTAACGGAAATTTTCTCCACTTCAGCGACCACAAACTCCACAACTGTGGCAATTTTAAATATGAATAGTTTATTCTCTGCTTTAGAATATCAAAGAGGCTATCAGCTATCAGCGATTAGCGATTAG
- a CDS encoding hybrid sensor histidine kinase/response regulator — translation MLAPLDLEAIAQESRNCFLYEEAPDYLVILEQGIAQLGNPKGTINLDEQYQKLIRVAHSLKGGASLAEMPALSQLSHKLEDLLIAIQEKRVSLHEQVSSNRTSVKSEVTSGGADRTTSAYQLLLMSLDRVSALLFEALNQPELPNETAPQMADLLCDAIDQFLASQGCAKSEELADLENVTPLDRHPQVSSFIKTSLEVDLEDCLQRIESSLRENQASDSISTEATKEATREAIATFAEECTLLGDALGVNWLSEIGSQLEQSSQNTDISLQQVTEAIAQIRQQRNQTLYGSETESLNSDEEENSAVSAETEWQSPEEFSDLDSDLDSDLPEPPPLSSPVPQRFLKYLIRQPEKARSPENINLRVSLSRIDRMTNTVGELLINYEQLEQCEQQLKDAILGQNLLPKSANGTAAHNLKSSPEATDLLKTVFQINQRFDQNRIDMVLGARNLRNTLANMRSSLEQLYRDLTAARMVPFREMTERFFVLIEDLKKQYQKSVNLVVSGQDVLIDRWIVEQLQTPLTHLLRNAFDHGIELPGERSNHGKSNQATIHLSAVSNGTYVVISIADDGRGINPEKIYQKALEKGLISPDQKTWSADEILKFLFTPGFSTAERLTDISGRGVGLDIVVQEVAKLGGSLAVKTTLGIGTQFTITIPLTLSILPMHIFRCQGQTFAIPAANVLETIRLADSLAEVTGNRVNNAAENQSNIQWQNQFIPVFHLNELLPVRSCCPSERSANSSEASNLGSLGSLGLVVKVKENPIILVVDALLGERRLVLKPLDYRVPVPPYVAGCTVLGNRQIVPVLSPDHFVSLIKNLSHNNSSKITPENISPENISPENISPENISPKNLDQIEPKNGAIAHHPSGRILIVDDSRTVRCLLQQTLSQAGFLVEEASDGAAGFAKVAEAQGEFDLVISDLEMPHLDGLGFLQKIRASQWSDLPVGMLTSQAKEIYVKTAKKLGVKFYLTKPFKPAEIIKLIEKNVSKNS, via the coding sequence TTGCTGGCACCACTCGATTTAGAGGCGATCGCCCAAGAATCGCGCAATTGTTTTTTATACGAAGAAGCGCCAGATTATTTGGTGATTTTAGAGCAAGGGATTGCTCAGTTAGGCAATCCCAAAGGGACGATTAATCTGGATGAGCAATATCAAAAATTAATTCGGGTGGCGCATTCCCTGAAAGGAGGCGCAAGTTTAGCGGAAATGCCAGCCCTTTCTCAGTTGTCTCATAAGTTAGAAGATTTACTGATTGCTATCCAAGAAAAGCGGGTTAGCTTGCATGAACAAGTTTCAAGCAATCGCACTTCCGTTAAATCTGAAGTCACATCTGGTGGAGCCGATCGCACCACTTCCGCGTATCAATTATTGTTGATGAGTCTGGATCGAGTGAGTGCGTTACTATTTGAAGCCCTAAATCAGCCAGAATTACCCAATGAAACTGCCCCACAAATGGCCGATCTGCTGTGTGATGCGATCGATCAGTTTTTAGCTTCTCAGGGTTGTGCTAAGTCTGAGGAATTGGCGGATTTGGAGAATGTAACTCCTTTAGATCGTCATCCCCAAGTGAGTAGTTTTATTAAAACTTCTCTGGAAGTGGATTTAGAAGATTGTTTGCAAAGAATTGAATCTAGCTTGAGGGAAAATCAAGCCAGTGACAGTATTTCTACAGAGGCTACCAAAGAGGCTACCAGAGAAGCGATCGCGACTTTTGCTGAAGAATGCACATTGCTCGGAGACGCATTAGGGGTGAATTGGTTAAGTGAAATCGGTTCTCAGCTTGAACAATCGTCACAAAATACTGATATTTCTTTGCAACAGGTGACAGAGGCGATCGCCCAAATTCGGCAGCAAAGAAATCAAACCCTTTATGGTTCGGAAACCGAATCATTGAACTCAGACGAGGAGGAAAATTCTGCGGTCAGTGCGGAAACCGAGTGGCAATCTCCAGAAGAATTTTCTGATTTAGATTCTGATTTAGATTCTGATTTGCCAGAACCGCCACCACTATCTTCCCCGGTGCCCCAGCGATTTCTAAAGTATTTGATTCGTCAACCAGAGAAGGCGCGATCGCCAGAAAATATTAATCTGCGAGTTTCCTTATCCCGCATTGACCGGATGACCAATACCGTAGGCGAACTGCTGATTAATTATGAACAACTAGAACAATGCGAACAACAATTAAAAGATGCCATTCTCGGCCAAAATTTATTACCCAAAAGTGCAAATGGCACCGCCGCACATAATCTAAAATCATCCCCAGAAGCTACCGACTTGCTAAAAACTGTTTTTCAAATTAATCAGCGATTCGATCAAAATCGGATTGACATGGTTTTGGGGGCGCGTAACCTGCGGAACACCCTGGCAAATATGCGCTCATCCTTAGAACAGTTGTACCGGGATTTAACCGCAGCGCGAATGGTGCCTTTTCGGGAAATGACCGAACGCTTTTTTGTGTTAATTGAAGACTTAAAAAAACAGTACCAAAAATCTGTTAATTTAGTAGTTTCTGGGCAAGATGTTTTAATCGATCGCTGGATTGTAGAACAATTACAAACCCCCTTAACTCACTTATTACGCAATGCCTTTGACCACGGCATTGAATTGCCCGGAGAACGATCTAACCACGGCAAATCTAATCAGGCAACTATTCATTTGTCTGCGGTCTCTAACGGCACTTATGTGGTGATTTCGATTGCCGATGATGGTCGAGGCATTAATCCAGAAAAAATTTACCAAAAAGCCTTGGAAAAAGGACTGATTTCTCCAGACCAAAAAACCTGGTCAGCGGATGAAATTTTGAAATTTTTGTTTACTCCTGGGTTTTCCACAGCGGAGCGGTTGACAGATATTTCCGGTCGGGGTGTGGGATTAGATATTGTGGTGCAAGAAGTGGCGAAATTAGGCGGTTCGCTCGCGGTAAAGACCACATTAGGAATCGGCACCCAATTTACTATAACTATTCCTTTAACCCTGAGTATTTTACCCATGCATATTTTTCGCTGTCAAGGGCAAACTTTTGCCATACCTGCGGCTAACGTTTTGGAGACGATCCGTTTAGCCGATAGTTTAGCCGAAGTTACAGGCAATCGGGTCAACAATGCGGCAGAAAATCAGTCAAATATTCAGTGGCAAAATCAATTTATTCCAGTATTTCATTTAAATGAATTGTTGCCTGTTCGGTCATGCTGTCCCAGTGAGCGATCGGCCAATTCCTCAGAAGCATCTAATTTAGGTAGTTTAGGGAGTTTAGGATTGGTGGTTAAAGTCAAAGAAAATCCCATTATTTTAGTTGTTGATGCTTTATTAGGTGAACGGCGATTAGTTCTAAAGCCCTTAGATTACCGGGTTCCAGTTCCGCCTTATGTCGCCGGGTGTACCGTCCTAGGAAATCGTCAGATTGTTCCGGTGCTTTCACCGGATCATTTTGTCAGTTTAATCAAAAATTTGTCCCATAACAATTCGTCAAAAATCACCCCAGAAAATATAAGCCCAGAAAATATAAGCCCAGAAAATATAAGCCCAGAAAATATAAGCCCAAAAAATCTAGATCAAATAGAGCCAAAAAACGGCGCGATCGCACATCATCCATCAGGGCGAATTTTAATTGTCGATGATTCGCGCACCGTGCGTTGTTTGTTGCAACAAACTTTGTCTCAAGCCGGTTTTTTGGTGGAAGAAGCGAGTGATGGTGCAGCGGGTTTTGCTAAGGTAGCAGAAGCCCAGGGTGAATTTGATTTAGTGATTTCCGATTTGGAAATGCCGCATCTGGATGGGTTGGGATTTTTGCAGAAAATTCGGGCATCTCAATGGTCAGATTTGCCTGTAGGGATGTTAACTTCGCAGGCCAAGGAAATTTATGTGAAAACCGCGAAAAAGTTGGGGGTCAAATTTTATTTGACTAAGCCATTTAAACCAGCAGAAATTATTAAGTTAATTGAAAAAAATGTATCAAAAAATTCATAA